AGCAGGGAGAGCAGGACGCTGACTCGTTGTCCGCCGGAAAGGTCTTCCAACCTTCGATAACTACCGTCGTCCATCCGAAGTTCCAACACGTACCGATCGGGACAGCGAATGGCCGCCAACTCCCGCCGTTTCGCTTGGCTCATGGCTTCACGGAAAGTAGCTTGAACTGCGCTGCTCATGCCAACGGAGCCCAACCGATCATCGTCCAGAGCTTCAAGCAGATCGTGTGGCGGGGGTCGCCCGTCGTCAGACGTATCGTTCCACCAGCGTGTTACACCCCGCTGGTTCAGGCTACGGAGAAATCGATCCAACCGCCGCTGGTCACCTTGGTCAACTCGGCGGGCCACAAATTGACCGTTGAACTCCGATCGCACCGTCTTGAGGACGCGGTCAAAGGCCGCCCTAATCCGACTGGTGAGATCCGCCCGATCGTCGATCAGTGTTTGGAACGCACGCTCGGCGGATTTGTGCTGGTCCCATGTCTGCTTGAGCGTAGCCTCGTAGCTCGTGCGGAGAGAAGCATGGCTGCTGAGCGCTTGGAACTCCTTGATCTTCGCCGCGGCCAGGCCGCGGTCGGCTAACCCTCGTTCCACGTCGGTCCGGACTGAGTGTTCGTGGTGTTGCAGTGCAGCTGCTGCCTTCTCCATCATCGCGTTCGTTTCTGTCCAGGTTGCAGTGACCGTCTGAAGTTTCCCGCGGATGCCTCTCCAGCGTTCGCGAAATTCCTGTGGGTTGTTGCTGATGCCCGCTGCCTGCAGGGTGTTAGCCAAGACTGCGCCGATCTCGGGTATTTCGAGTGAGGCAGCCGATTGCAGCACACGGTTCAACTCACCCGCCAGTTGTCTTGAGCCATCCGCCGCATCCTGCCATTCCCTAAAGTCCCGAGATGCACGATGCAGGTTCTCGATGCCGGCGTCGGAGAATGCTTCGAGGTCCTCGGCAGCCTGTTGGCTTCGGTCGAATGCCTGGGCGGCATCGGCAAGATCCTCATCGAGCTTCGTCAGACGTCGTACTGCGCTGCTTAGCTCCCGGTCGAGAGCCTCCAAGCGGGTCTTCTTGTTCGTGATCTCGCCGATCTCGGAACTTGCCAACCGAGCGAGGATTTCTTCGATCGCTTCGGGGGCTTGCGCCAATCGCTGCAACTCGTTCTGCGCATGGAATACTGCCGGCCATCGCTCGTGAAGCGATGAGGTTGAGTCACTCCCAGGGCAATCCAACGAGATCGCCGGCAATCCGCCGAGGAAGCGCTCCCGCGCGCGCGCTTCGACCTGGGCCCTGACCGCTTCGTCCTGCGGCAGCCTTGCACCCACGTACACGCGCAAGCCGTCGAGCAGGGTACTCTTGCCGGTCATGCTCCCGCCGATGATGCAGGTCAGGTCGGGGCTGAGGTCAAATCGTGAGTCGCGGTCGTCGGGAGAGCCAAAGAAGGCAGCCCGTCCATTCACCGTAATCGACTTCAGCCACGGGCGTTCACTGACCGTCACGTCGGGAGCGGGAATCTCGGACAGATCACCGCACTCATTGCGCTCGTAAGCGATGCGCATGCGGGAGTCGCTCGCTATGAAGGCTTGCCGTAGCGATTCTATCCTGGGGCTCGCAAGCTTGAACCACGTATGGCGTTTACCAATGTCCTTGACCCGGTATGCATCACTCCCGTGAAAGAACGCTTGTCGGTGTTCTGCCATTCCGTCTGTCAGCCACCGACGTTTACGCACCGTATCCACTGGCAGTTTCATGTCACCGAGCTCGAGACCGGCTATCTCATCATGCCGAAAGAGCCGTAACACTTGCGCTTTCTGTGCACCTAGCAATCCCTTGTCATCGTCGATGTGAGGTGCGAGTGTCAGGTAGTTCCACCGAGAAGCACCGCTCCGTGTTGCCACGCGAGCTTGGAATTCGCGCAGCTCCCGGAACACACTCGGAGCGCTCTTGCTGGACACTTGTAGCTCGGTGTCGTGCCAAGGAGACACGCCTCCCATCAGCAAGTCGAACGCTTTGAGATAGTGTTCGCGGCCGATCTCGGGATCGAATATGAACAGCAGGTGCAAGCCGCTCTTGCCGTTGTTCAGTGACGGTTCGAAACCCGGAAACACGGCGTATATCTTGTCCCTGAACGGTATGCCGCCGTCGTCCACACCTGCATTCCACTCCTCGACGATCCGCCATGCCGCGCTGATCCCGTCGTCGACTCGGGGCGAGTGGGGCGTGACGGCGATCACGCGGACGTTGTGCTCGACGGCCTGTTTCAGGAAGCATCGAGCGTAGGCTGTGATGGCTTGTTCCGAAGTCGCCGGCCCTGGCACGCCCGGCGGCATCTTCGCGCGGCCACCGGGAAGGTCGTCAATGGTGTGGACGTGCAAGTCAGTCTTGAACCAGCGTGCTCCCGGGACTTCACGATGCCAACTGTCAGTCTTGTTCCGAGTGAACCCAGACATTACATCCAAACCTCGGCGATTCCCCGGTGCACTATACGGTACAGCACCCGCGCTTACCAACCGCTTCCCTTGCAAGGGAACGCATTCTGTCCGAGGATGCCCGTCGTTGGGACCACTTCATCGTCACCGGTTGTCAGCCCGTTACGCGCTGCGGTAGAGCTTGGTGAGGGAGAACTCGCGGTGGCCGAGGGTTTCGGCGCAGGTGAGGCGGCCGTTGCAGGTGCGGAGGGTCAGGTCGATCAGGGCGTCGCCGGCCTCGTCGTAGGTCATCTCGCGGCGCAGGATGCCGGATACGTCCAGGTCGATGTGCTCCGCCATGGTGCGCGCGGTGCGCGGGTTGGCGGTGAGCTTGATCACCGGCTCGATCGGGTGGCCGATCACGTTGCCCTGGCCGGTCGGGAACAGGTGTACCACGAAGCCGGCCGCGGCCTGCAGGGTCACGCACTCGGCGGCCGCCGACGAGGTGTCCATGAAGTACAGCCCCGGCCTGTCGGGCGGCTCCTGGGCCGGCTCGAGCACGTCGACGAAGCGCGTGCTGCGGCCGATCTTCTGCAGGTTGCCGAACGCCTTCTCCTCGATGGTGGTCAGGCCGCCGGCGATGTTGCCCTTGGTGGGCTGCGACTCCGACAGGTCGCTGGTCTTGTGCGGCTCGATCACCTCGTCCATGTACGCCTGCCAGGTGGCCAGGAACTTCTCCTTCACGGCGGCGGTGGCGGCGCGCTCGGCGCACACCTGCTCGGCGCCGGTGAGCTCGGAGGTCTCCCCGAAGCAGGAGGTGATGCCGAGCGGGTCGAGCTTGTCGAGCAGGTTGCCGACCGTCGGGCAGGAGCCGCTGCCGGAGGTGGTGTCCGACTCGCCGCACTTCATCGACAGGTGGAGCTGGTCGATGCCGCACTCCTCCCTGCGCAGCTCCGAGGCCCAGATCGCGAATTCCTGGGCGGTGCGGGAGGCGGCGGCGATGGTGGCCAGATCGCCGTGTTCCTCGATCGAGAAGCCGGCCACCGGCTTGCCGGTGGCGCCGATGCCGTCCACCACCCGCGCGGTCCAGCCCGGCTCAATGCCGATCACCACGCACGCCGCGACGTTGGGGTTGCAGCCGGTGCCGATGATGGTGCGGAAATACAGCTCCAGGTCGGCGCCGAACTGCAGGCGTCCGTAGGCGTGCGGAATCGCGAGCGTGCCCTTGATGTTGTTGGCCACCGCCTCGCAGGCGGCGTTGGAAATGTCGTCGAGCGGCAGGATCAGCACGTGGTTGCGGATGCCCACGCGGCGGTTCGCGCGCCGGTAGCCCCAGAACGAACCCGGCAGAGTCGCAGCCATGTTACCAGCGCCTCGTCTTGACGTTGTGCACGTGTACGTGACGGCCCGCGCCGATCGGCGCGATCGCGCGTCCGATGTCGTGGCCGTACTTGATGATGGAGTCGCCGGGGGCGATCTCGGTGAGCGCGATCTTGTGCCCGAGCGGAATCGGATCGTGGGCCCGTATGGTGACCGTGACGTCGCCGTCCATCAGCCAGCCGGTCAGCTCCTGCTCTGCCCCGATGCCCTCCGCAACCGCCACTCCGACGGTATCTTCTTTATGGTGAATAACATAGTGCGTAGCCACTGGTGTCCGTGAAATCCTCCTAGCCTTTCAGCGCTCCGCTGGTAAGTCCCTTCACGATGCGCTCGTGGAACAATACATAGATGATGATGCTCGGGACGATGGTAACCACGATCGCCGCGAACATCGCCGTGTAGTCGGTAAAGAACTGGTGCACGAAGTGGCGGATGCCGAACTGGACGGTGCGCACCTGCTGGCGCGAGGTGAGCAGCAGGGCATAGATGAACTCGTTCCAACCGAACAGGAACACGAACGTGCCCGCGGTCACCAGGCCCGACTTGGACAGCGGGAACACCACCTTGGTGAAGCGCTGCAGGAAGGTCGCGCCGTCGATCACCGCCGCCTCCTCCAGCTCGAACGGAATCGACTTCATGTAGCCGTGCATCAGGTAGGTCGAGATCGGCAGGTTGATCCCGGTGTAGGTCAGGATCAGCGCCAGCCGCGTGTCGTACAGGCCGAGCGCGTTGATCAGCCGGAAGTAGGGCGCCATCAGCCCGATGATCGGGATCAGCACGCCGGCCAGGATAAGGCTCAACAGCACCCCGCTGAACGGAAACCTCTCGCGCGCGAACACGAACGCCGCCATCGAGGTCACCAGCACGGTGATCGCGGTGGACGCGAACGAGATGATGATGCTGTTGCGGAACAGGCCGAACAGCCCGGCGATCCGGAACGCCGTCACGTAGTTCTGGAACTGCCACACCTCCGGCAGCGCGAACGGCCGCGTGGTCAGCTCCAGGTTGGTCTTGAAGCTGGAGATCACCAGCCACAGCAGCGGCACGAACGTGAACACCAGGAAGAACCCGAGCACCAGCCACTTCCCGGTGCGCCCGGATGCCACCCCGAAAGTCATCCGCGCGCCGGCGATATCGCTCACCGCGGCCTCCTATTGCGCCGACTCGGACGCGGCATCGCGCCTGCCGACGGTGGTGCGGATCAGCGTGATCAGCGCCAGGCCGATCAGCACCAGCGTGCCGCCGGTGGCGTTGGCGTGCCCGTAGTCCAGGGCGGCGGTCATCTTGTAGAGTTGCAGGCCGAGCACCGTGGTGCGGAACGCGGGACCGCCGTCGGTGAGCAGGAAGGTCGCCTCGAAGTGGCGCAGGGCGAAGGCGGTGGCCAGCGTCATGGTGGTGATCAGGATCGGCTTGAGCATCGGCAGGGTGATGTAGCGCTCCTGCTGCAGCACGTTGGCACCGTCGAGCTGGGCGGCGTCGTAGTAGCTCTCCGGGATGGTCATCGCGTAGGCCAGGATGATGATCATGAAGTAGCCGATGTAGAACACTTCCTGGGTCAGTATGGCCGGCAGCGCGGTGGCCAGCTCGCCGAGCCAGTTGCGCGTGAGGTGCGCCGCCCCGAGCCGTTCCAGCGCCTGGTTGATGATGCCGTACTCGGCGTTGTAGATGGCCCGCCACATCATCGCGATCGCCACCTGGCTGATCACCACCGGAACGAAGTAGACCGTGCGCAGCAGCCGCCAGGCGAACGGCTGCCGCGCCAGGATCATCGCCACCAGCGCGGCCAGCGCGATCTTGCCGACCGCCAGCGCCGCCACCCAGACGAAGTTGTTGCGTAGCGCGAACTGGAACTGGCGCGCCTGGAAGTTGTCAAGGTAGTTCTGCACGCCCACGAACACCGGCGCCGTGATGCCGTTCCACTCCAGCGTGCTGATCACGAACACGAAGCCGAGCGGGTACACGAAGTACATCGCGAACAGGGCCAGTGTCGGGGCCAGGAACACGGCGCGCCAGAACCAGACCCGGCTGGACCGCACTGTCATCGCATCACCGCCTCCCCATGCGAAAAGAAAACGACCCGCCGCCTGGTGAGACAGCGGGTCGTCCCATCATCGAACTCCGGCCGGGCTACCGGTTGGCGTCGACCAGCATCTGCACGAACTCGGCCGGCGTCGCCTCGCCGAGCGCCATCGCCGCGAGCGCCTCCTTGAACGTGTCCACCACCTGCACCTTGTGGGCGACGGTAAGCGGAGGGATCACGAACGTCGCGTCGCTGCTGGCCTGCACGAACGCACGCTGCAGCGGGTCCGCCGCGTCGGTGAGCTCGTACTTGATCGAGAACATCGATCCCGCCGACTCGCTGACGAAGCGGACGTTCTCGGGATCGGTCATGAACTGCATCCACGTGACCACCGCCGCGCGCCGGTTCGGATCGTCGGTGTTCGCGGCCGCCAGGTTGGACAGCATGAACCCGATCTGGTGGCCGTGGTGGTCGCCGACCTGAGGCGCCGCCGCCACCTTGGTGGCCGAGTAGGTGTCCGGCGCGTCGTTGCGGATGCGGCCGATGTACCAGGGGCCGTTCAGGAACACCGCGGTGTTGCCGGCCATGTAGTGGCCGCCCGACACGCCGGCGTCGCCGCCGACCGCGTCGCGGGTGGTGTTGCCGTCCTGGTACAGGCGCATCAGCACCGCCGCCGCCTGCTCGAACACCGGGTCGGACAGCGGCTTCGACCACACGTCGGGGCCGCCGATGCTGCCGGCCAGGTGGCTGAACCACAGCATGCTGGTCCACGCGTTGCCGCCACCGGTCATCTGGCTGGTCGGCACGATGTCCGCCGCCTTCAGCGCGTCGGCCAGCGCCCAGAACTCGTCCATCGTTGCCGGGAACTCGTCGTACCCGACGGTGGCGAGGTGCGCGCTGTTGTACCAGATCGGCGTCAGGCCGATCTCGTACGGGACGGTCTTGGTGCGGCCGTTGCGCGTGCTCGCCTCGATATAGCCGGACACGAAGTTCTCCGACCACGGCCCGCTCAGTTCCTCGGTGAAGTCCATCAGCACGTCGGAGTCGTAGTACTGGAAGGTGGTCGGGTTGGGGGAGAAGATGAACAGGTCGGGCGCGCTGCCGCTGGCAAGCTGCGTATTCATCTTGTCCGCGTACCCGTCGTAGTCGGGGATGCCCTCCAGCTCGATACGAATCGCGCCCTCGTTCTCCTCGTTGAAGCGCTCGATCAGCGCCGCGATGGTCTCCGACTTGGAGTCGGGCGGCACCCAGATCGTCGGCCAGTCGAGCACCACCTCGCCTGCCGCCCCTTCCTGGCCGGGGGCACCCATCACCGGCGCCGCGGCCGCCAGCACCAGGGCTCCCACCAGGAACCCCATCAATAGTCGTCGCATACTTCCTCCTGTTGCGTCCCCTGAAATAATCGAACACGAGCCCGCGGGTCAAGTTCCTGTGTCACTCCGTCACCCCGGCCGCGACGAGTCGGGCGTGCATCCATGAATCCGGGCAGGACCAGCGCCCCGGTCAGCGGTCCGACCAGTGGATGAGGGCGCCGATCACGCCTTCACGGTTGCCGTGCAGGATGCCGCGGTACAGGTTCGGGGCGTCGCGGCTGGAGACCCTGTGGGTCACGGTGTGCTGCCACGGCAGGTAGCCGAGCGCCAGGTTGTGCATGATCATCTCGCGCGCCGGCTCCTCTCCGTCGTTACAGGGGAAGAACATCTTGACCCGCTTGCCGTGCGGCACCGGGTAGCGGAAGTGGATCGGATCCTTGCCGTAGTGGCCCTGCCACACGAACTTGCCGCGCGGCCGGGTCAGGGCGATGGCGGCGTCGATGTTGGCCGGCAGGCCGGTGGCCTCGAACACAACGTCGCAGCCGCCCGGCCAGCGCTCCTCGACGGCGCGCGCCACGTCGGTGGTGGAGGCGTCGATCAGGTGGCGGGCGCCGAGCTTGCGCGCCACCTCCAGCCGCGCCGCGTCCCGGTCCACCGCCACCACCACGCAGCCGCGCTGGTTGGCCCACACCACCACCGACAGGCCCACCAGGCCGACGCCGAACGCCAGCACCGAGTCGCCGAGCCGCGGGTTGCTGATGTCCACCCCATGCAGACCCACGCCCGGCAGCACGAAGGCGCTGGCGATGTCCACCGGCACGCCGTCGGGCAGGAGGGCGGTGTCGGGGCGCCCCGCGTCCAACACGGCGTGGCTGGCGTGGCTGCCGGCGACGGTGTGCACCGGTGCGCCGTCGAGCACCATGCCGGGGCTGGCGCGGAAGTACACCAGGTCGCCGGCGGCGTAACCTGACACCTCGGCGCCGGCGGACTCGACCACCCCGGTGGCCATGTAGCCGGTACACAGCGGGTAGCGGACGCCGTCGAGCGTCCCGCGCACGAACATGAACTCGGTGCCGATGCTGACCCCGGACCACAGCGTGCGGACCACCACGTCGTTGGCGCCGGGATCGGGCAGCGAGACTTCACGCAGCGCGAAATCGTGCTGCGCGTCGCAGATCAGGGCTTGCGCTTCCATTGGGGCGAACCTCCTCGTCCCGGCCGCGGGGCAGGGCCCGCGGCCGGCGGCTGTTTCTGGTAGTCCGTTTCCGGGACGGTGTCAAGCAATCCGTCCCAATCCCCATCTCTTCCACCGTCTGCCGCGGCTGGGTGGGTGCGGCGGCGCTGCCCGGCTGCTGCAGATACCGCGCGGCCGCGAACCCGCGAACCCGCGCTGGCGATGCCGTACCCGGTCCGGCGGCGGAAGGGCGGTGGCCTTGCCGCCCCGACTGCCCGCGACTCCCGGAACGGCTGGCGCCCGGCGCCGCGGTATCATAGAGTGCAGGGTGTTGTGATGCTGGCTGTTGCAGCGGTCCTTGGCGCGCCCGGCCGTCGGAGCGCCGCCGGCGGCGAAGGTGGCCCGTCACCGTGAAGTTTCCGCCCCGACTGGAGGGGAATCTCCGTCATTTGTACGGCCCGCGGGCCGCCGGCGCGCTCGCGGAACTGGGGGAGTTGTGGCTGCGCCACGGCCTGGCCGCGGGAGCGCGCGAAGACGCGTCGGCGGCACCGCCGGGAGCGGTGCGCATGCCCGACGCAGGCGACATCGCCATGATCGCGTACGCCGATTCGATCCGCGGCGCCGACGGGTCGCCGCTGGCCGCGCTGCGGCGCTTCGTGCGGCGCTACCTGTCGGGGGGGTCGATCAACACGCTGCACCTGCTGCCGTTCTTCCCGTGGGACACCGACCGCGGCTTCTCGGTGCAGGACTACCGCGCGGTGGACCCGCGCAACGGCACCTGGGAGGATATCGAGGCGCTGGCCGGCGAATTCGCCCACCTGATGGCCGACCTGGTGATCAACCACGCTTCGCTCGACAACCCGCTGGTGCAGGGGGCGCTGACCGGCGATCCACGCTACCGGGACTTCGTAATCCGTTATGACGACGGCGAGCAACCCGATGCGGCCGCGCTCGCGGCGCTCACCCGGCCGCGGCCGGACCCGGTATTGACGCGTTATTTCCTGGTGGCCACCGGTGGCCACACGCGGGCGACGTTCGATCCGCCGGTCGTCGAAGCGGCGCAGGGCGATGAAACGCCCGTCCATGGCGGCGGCTGGGTATGGACCACGTTCTCGCGCCCGCCCAACGCGGATGGCAGCGCGGCCACCCGGCAGGTCGACCTCAACTTTCGCAACCCGCGCGTGCTGCTGGAGATGCTGGAGGTGCTGCTGTGCTATCGCGGGCACGGCGCCGACTGGGTGCGGCTCGATGCCGCCGGCTACATGTGGAAGGAGCTCGGCACCGCGAGCATTCACCATCGCAACACCCACCGGCTGCTGCAGGTGCTGCGCGATGCGCTGGCGGGGCGAGCGGACCTGGTGAGCGTGGCCGAAGTGAACGAGCCGCAGGACACCATTCTGCCCTACCTGGGCAGCGCGGAAGCGGGAGTGGAGAGCGACCTGGTGTACCAGTTCGCACACTTTCCGCTGGCGGTGCACGCACTCCTGTCGGGCGACGCGAGCCACTACAAGCGCTGGCTCGGCACCCTGGAGCAATTCGGGGGCCGGCAGTTCATTACGGTGTACGGGAGCCACGATGGCATGGGCCGCAAGCCGGTGCTCGGCCTGCTGCCCGACGCCGACCTGGAACGCATGGTGCGGGATATGGTCGCCGGCCACGGCGCGCTGCCCAACTACTCCAGGCAGCCGGGCGGCGGCCGCATCATCTACGAGCTGTGCGCCACTCCGTGGAGCCTGATCAACCGCGCGCACGCCGATGAGCCGCTGCAGCTCCAGGTGGACCGCTACGTGGCGTGCGCGGCGCTCGGCCTGACCCTGCGCGGCGTGCCGGCGTTCTACGTCAACGGCCTGCTGGGCGTTCCCAACCGGCTCGACCCCGACCACCTGGACGAGAACCGCTCGATCAACCGCGAGCAGTTCGACGAGGCGGCACTGTACGCGGAACTGGACGACCGCGGAAGCCGGATGCGACAGGTGCTGGAGCGGCTCCTGCGCCTGATCGCGGTGCGCGCGGGCGAGGCGGCGTTCGCACCCGGCGGACCACCCCTGCAGGTGCTCGACACGCCGCCTGCCGTGGTGGCGCTGGTCGCGGACGGCGGCGCGCGCCGCGTGGTTGCTTTGACCAGCGTGTCCGCTGCCGCGCAGCGGGTTGCGCTGGACGCCGCCCTGTTCTCGGGCCGTAGCGCGGTGGTCGAGCTCATCACCGGCAGCGCACCGGCGCGTCCGATCGGAGCGACGTGGGAACTGACGCTCGGTCCCTACGAAGTCCAGTGGCTGGCGGGCGCCCGGTAGAGTAGACCGAACGGAGGGCACTCCGCCGCCGCGGTGCTCGCTCGACAGCAGCTCCGGTGGTGGCACGTGCTACGCTCTCGGGCACGCGGGAGCCCACGAGACCGGGTGCGCCGGGTGCGGCGGCCCGTTGCCCTCGTTGGCCTGAAGCCGCCTGCGGTGAGTTGGGGCGTGCTGCTTCAGGACGCCCAGAACGTACGCACCGTGGCGCTGTACCCGTGGCTGCTGCTGCCCGGCGTGTTCATCATCATCACCGTGCTGGCGTTCAACTTCCTCGGCGACGGCGCCCGCGACGCCGCCGATCCCTACCGCTGACCGCCTCCGAACCGCCCGCCGTCAACACCAGCGGCCTGGCGGCGTCGTGATCTCCCGGATCGCGCGGACTGCCCGCCTGGCTCGTTGCGCACTTCGGGACTCGGCTGACTCGGCTGCGTCCAGGGCGAGGAGCTGCTTCCACAGCGCCCAGCCGCGCGCCCGCCGCCAAGTGAGCTCGTCGGGTTGTAGCTGCGCGCGGAAGACAGTTCTGCTGCGTTGGTCCAGCAGGGTCCAGGCCACCGTCAGATCGCACGCCGGATCGCCCGCCGCCAACTGGCCGAAGTCGATCACCGCATGCAGTTGTCCATCCCGCACCAACAGGTTACCGGGCGCGATGTCTCCATGCACCCACACCGGATCTGCCTGCCAGCGCGATTCCAGGGCCAGGAGCCACGTTTCCAGCGCCGCGTGGTGGTCGACGCGGCCGCGGCAGCGATCCAGCAGTCGGTCGGTATCGGCGGCATAGGTGGAGAGATTGCCTCCGCGGTAGAAGTTCTCCGGACCCGGTGCGGGTGCGCCGGCGGTGTCCACACCCTGCAGCGCGCTCAGAAAGCTCGCCAGCCGGCGGGCAAAGCCGCTCAGGTCGCGGATGTTCGCCCGCGTGGCCGGCTTGCCCCGGATCCATCGGTTCAGCGTCCAATGCCATAGGTAGCCCGCACCCGGCGCTCCCAGCGCGACCGGGTGCGGGATCGGCAGGGGCAGGTGGCCCGCCAGCCGCGGCAGGCACGCATGCTCGATCAGCGGGCGGGAAGCGTAGCGGCTCGCGCTCGGCAGGCGCGCGCACAGCGAGTCGCCAACCCGGAACGTGCGATTGTCATGGCCGCCGGGGACGACGGCGGCCACCGGCAACGCACGGTACCGGGGAAACTGCTCGGCAATCAGCCGGCGCACGAGGCGGGCGTCGATGGCAGCCGCGGTATCCCGCCATGGCGATGGGCAGCGTGCCGGTCGGCGGGACGACACCGTCGCTTGCGTCATGAGTTGCCTCCCTCCTGGGTGGTGGCACGTGCGTCATCGCCGAACGTATCCCGGAAGAGCGCCTCGACCCGGTTGACCTCTTCATCGGTCAGCCGTGCGAATTCCCTCGTCCGTCCGCGGTGGGACAGTCTGCCGCCGTTCTGGCGCAGAAACCGGAACAGGAGGTTGGACAGACGTTCCGGCATGTCGACGATCAAGTTCACCCCTGTGTCGAAAGCATCGTACTGTTGTAGATACGTGGTTTCCTCCGGCAGGTCGTGCTCGATGGTGTGCCGCACGCACCCGTACAAGAATTCCGCGTGCGCCGTGGCATCGAAGAACCGGTAGAAGTCGGCCGTGTCGTTCAGCACGGTCACGTTGCCGAGTTCGGTCGGTTTCCAATCGACTACCGGCAACAGTCTCTTCGAGTAGTCCTCCAGTGTCGTGCGGTACTCGCGGATTCTGTCCAGAATCGCAGCCGAGACGGGAAACGTGACGCCGAGAGGGTTGAAGCCCCGCGCGGCCAGGACGTGGTGGATCAGGTAGCGGTGTATTCTGCCGTTGCCGTCCTCGAAAGGATGGATGTAGACGAATCCGAATGCCAGTACCGCAGCGGCCAGCACCGGATCGAGTTCCCGTGCCGCCTTCTGGTCGAAGGCGATCAGGCCGTCGACGAGATCCGACAGGTCCTCCGGCCTCGCGCTTACGTGGTCCGGGATTGGCTGTCGGGTGTCCCGATCCCACTCGCCGACGAATCCTCCTTCGTTCCTGAGACCGAGTTCCACGAAGCGCGCATCGCCGATCACGATCTCCTGCAGTCGAAGCAGTTCGTCGAGGTTCAGCGGCTGCGTGCCCGCTTGACCGATCGCGCGGCCCCAGCGCTGGATGCGGTCTTGCGGGGGGCGTTCGCCTTCGATGACGAAGCTCGCCTGGGAGTCCTTGAGCAGCAGAAACGCCGCGGCGCGCGCCATCAGATCCTGCGGCACCGCGGCGGCGGCTTCGCGTGCGCTTGACGGCAGGTCCAGCTCGATGAAGCGTTCAAGGGGCTCGGTGCGGGACACGAGCGGGCAAAACTCGGGGACACCGGGCAGGTTGTTCTTGACGCGATGGCGCGTGGAATTCTCGGCGGCGGCGGGGAACTGCAGTTTCGGGTCGACGACCAGTGGATAGGCGCCGCGGTCGGCGTTCGGCAGATCAAGCCTTCTGCCGGTAAGCCATTCGTGCAGGAACCAGACGCGCCGTGCGTAGGCGCCGGTAGGAGCGGCTCTGACGAGAGCCTCGATCGGCGCGGGCCCGGTGGCAAGGAACAGCCGCTTGAGCACGGCCAGATCGAGCCCCT
This window of the Spirochaetaceae bacterium genome carries:
- a CDS encoding carbohydrate ABC transporter permease; this translates as MSDIAGARMTFGVASGRTGKWLVLGFFLVFTFVPLLWLVISSFKTNLELTTRPFALPEVWQFQNYVTAFRIAGLFGLFRNSIIISFASTAITVLVTSMAAFVFARERFPFSGVLLSLILAGVLIPIIGLMAPYFRLINALGLYDTRLALILTYTGINLPISTYLMHGYMKSIPFELEEAAVIDGATFLQRFTKVVFPLSKSGLVTAGTFVFLFGWNEFIYALLLTSRQQVRTVQFGIRHFVHQFFTDYTAMFAAIVVTIVPSIIIYVLFHERIVKGLTSGALKG
- a CDS encoding UxaA family hydrolase, which translates into the protein MAVAEGIGAEQELTGWLMDGDVTVTIRAHDPIPLGHKIALTEIAPGDSIIKYGHDIGRAIAPIGAGRHVHVHNVKTRRW
- a CDS encoding ABC transporter substrate-binding protein; protein product: MRRLLMGFLVGALVLAAAAPVMGAPGQEGAAGEVVLDWPTIWVPPDSKSETIAALIERFNEENEGAIRIELEGIPDYDGYADKMNTQLASGSAPDLFIFSPNPTTFQYYDSDVLMDFTEELSGPWSENFVSGYIEASTRNGRTKTVPYEIGLTPIWYNSAHLATVGYDEFPATMDEFWALADALKAADIVPTSQMTGGGNAWTSMLWFSHLAGSIGGPDVWSKPLSDPVFEQAAAVLMRLYQDGNTTRDAVGGDAGVSGGHYMAGNTAVFLNGPWYIGRIRNDAPDTYSATKVAAAPQVGDHHGHQIGFMLSNLAAANTDDPNRRAAVVTWMQFMTDPENVRFVSESAGSMFSIKYELTDAADPLQRAFVQASSDATFVIPPLTVAHKVQVVDTFKEALAAMALGEATPAEFVQMLVDANR
- a CDS encoding zinc-binding dehydrogenase encodes the protein MEAQALICDAQHDFALREVSLPDPGANDVVVRTLWSGVSIGTEFMFVRGTLDGVRYPLCTGYMATGVVESAGAEVSGYAAGDLVYFRASPGMVLDGAPVHTVAGSHASHAVLDAGRPDTALLPDGVPVDIASAFVLPGVGLHGVDISNPRLGDSVLAFGVGLVGLSVVVWANQRGCVVVAVDRDAARLEVARKLGARHLIDASTTDVARAVEERWPGGCDVVFEATGLPANIDAAIALTRPRGKFVWQGHYGKDPIHFRYPVPHGKRVKMFFPCNDGEEPAREMIMHNLALGYLPWQHTVTHRVSSRDAPNLYRGILHGNREGVIGALIHWSDR
- a CDS encoding alpha-amylase family glycosyl hydrolase, with product MKFPPRLEGNLRHLYGPRAAGALAELGELWLRHGLAAGAREDASAAPPGAVRMPDAGDIAMIAYADSIRGADGSPLAALRRFVRRYLSGGSINTLHLLPFFPWDTDRGFSVQDYRAVDPRNGTWEDIEALAGEFAHLMADLVINHASLDNPLVQGALTGDPRYRDFVIRYDDGEQPDAAALAALTRPRPDPVLTRYFLVATGGHTRATFDPPVVEAAQGDETPVHGGGWVWTTFSRPPNADGSAATRQVDLNFRNPRVLLEMLEVLLCYRGHGADWVRLDAAGYMWKELGTASIHHRNTHRLLQVLRDALAGRADLVSVAEVNEPQDTILPYLGSAEAGVESDLVYQFAHFPLAVHALLSGDASHYKRWLGTLEQFGGRQFITVYGSHDGMGRKPVLGLLPDADLERMVRDMVAGHGALPNYSRQPGGGRIIYELCATPWSLINRAHADEPLQLQVDRYVACAALGLTLRGVPAFYVNGLLGVPNRLDPDHLDENRSINREQFDEAALYAELDDRGSRMRQVLERLLRLIAVRAGEAAFAPGGPPLQVLDTPPAVVALVADGGARRVVALTSVSAAAQRVALDAALFSGRSAVVELITGSAPARPIGATWELTLGPYEVQWLAGAR
- a CDS encoding sugar ABC transporter permease, which codes for MTVRSSRVWFWRAVFLAPTLALFAMYFVYPLGFVFVISTLEWNGITAPVFVGVQNYLDNFQARQFQFALRNNFVWVAALAVGKIALAALVAMILARQPFAWRLLRTVYFVPVVISQVAIAMMWRAIYNAEYGIINQALERLGAAHLTRNWLGELATALPAILTQEVFYIGYFMIIILAYAMTIPESYYDAAQLDGANVLQQERYITLPMLKPILITTMTLATAFALRHFEATFLLTDGGPAFRTTVLGLQLYKMTAALDYGHANATGGTLVLIGLALITLIRTTVGRRDAASESAQ
- a CDS encoding UxaA family hydrolase is translated as MAATLPGSFWGYRRANRRVGIRNHVLILPLDDISNAACEAVANNIKGTLAIPHAYGRLQFGADLELYFRTIIGTGCNPNVAACVVIGIEPGWTARVVDGIGATGKPVAGFSIEEHGDLATIAAASRTAQEFAIWASELRREECGIDQLHLSMKCGESDTTSGSGSCPTVGNLLDKLDPLGITSCFGETSELTGAEQVCAERAATAAVKEKFLATWQAYMDEVIEPHKTSDLSESQPTKGNIAGGLTTIEEKAFGNLQKIGRSTRFVDVLEPAQEPPDRPGLYFMDTSSAAAECVTLQAAAGFVVHLFPTGQGNVIGHPIEPVIKLTANPRTARTMAEHIDLDVSGILRREMTYDEAGDALIDLTLRTCNGRLTCAETLGHREFSLTKLYRSA